In the genome of Cyanobacterium sp. T60_A2020_053, one region contains:
- a CDS encoding DUF1822 family protein, with translation MITTFATDNKIMKLDFFTSFNDEHLWLEFSDEDWEEAKMLVENNHEQSIINLLISKCFLQWLNTTYEEAEEATLDQSVEKYLPIWSLFTGVAIQINNLRLILIPQDYQNLEWFNIPQEWVDIPQFAGNYYLPVEVNLDDQWLKIAGFISHQDIKNYGSFNTYLRGYFLNKNKIEAELNLLFILEEYNGSQSLSCPTLFPLLPEKEQKIITQLKLLPNYLLRYQLPFEEWGAFIAQSKNRQLLFKTHQPLKLGDWLNNNFEQATMKGWYNLVNFADNFSIIFNPPSLAMNGLSMRQGDVNIEQFYQLKEERQMKIVAERLRSISVQSSKKNQVLALLNHFMDQCHDEDTRWTIAESIWQLEPYHRGAGLWFGKKFDLGINLSGNKFTLVIGILGKSASENSIFIKLYGEPNQILPTNLKLVILNQEGEIFQELSARHQDLILQYKFWGQKGEYFWLTITQGDNQLTESFII, from the coding sequence ATGATTACGACTTTCGCCACGGATAATAAAATTATGAAATTAGATTTTTTTACATCTTTTAATGATGAGCATTTATGGCTAGAATTTAGTGATGAAGACTGGGAAGAAGCCAAAATGTTAGTAGAAAATAATCATGAACAAAGTATTATTAATCTACTTATTAGTAAGTGTTTTTTGCAATGGTTAAATACTACTTATGAAGAAGCAGAAGAAGCAACATTAGATCAATCTGTTGAAAAGTATTTACCAATATGGAGTTTATTTACAGGTGTTGCAATTCAAATTAATAATTTGCGTTTAATACTTATTCCTCAAGATTATCAAAATTTAGAATGGTTTAATATTCCTCAAGAATGGGTTGATATTCCTCAATTTGCAGGTAATTATTATCTTCCAGTAGAGGTTAATTTAGATGATCAATGGTTAAAAATTGCTGGTTTTATTAGTCACCAAGATATTAAAAATTATGGTAGTTTTAATACTTATTTACGAGGTTATTTTCTCAATAAAAATAAAATTGAAGCAGAACTTAATTTATTATTTATATTAGAAGAATATAATGGTTCTCAATCTTTATCTTGTCCTACTTTATTCCCTTTATTACCAGAAAAAGAGCAAAAAATTATTACTCAGTTAAAATTATTACCTAATTATTTATTACGGTATCAACTACCTTTTGAGGAGTGGGGCGCTTTTATTGCTCAAAGTAAAAATCGTCAATTACTTTTTAAAACTCATCAACCATTAAAGTTGGGAGATTGGTTAAATAATAATTTTGAACAGGCAACGATGAAAGGGTGGTACAATTTAGTTAATTTTGCTGATAATTTTAGTATTATTTTCAATCCTCCTTCTTTAGCAATGAATGGTTTGAGTATGCGTCAAGGAGATGTCAATATTGAGCAATTTTATCAGTTAAAAGAAGAAAGACAAATGAAAATAGTTGCTGAAAGATTACGATCTATTTCTGTACAAAGTTCTAAGAAAAATCAGGTCTTAGCTTTATTAAATCATTTTATGGATCAATGTCATGATGAGGATACTCGTTGGACTATTGCCGAAAGTATTTGGCAATTAGAGCCTTATCATAGGGGCGCTGGTTTATGGTTTGGCAAAAAGTTTGATTTAGGAATTAATTTAAGTGGCAACAAGTTTACTTTAGTTATTGGTATTTTAGGAAAATCAGCTTCAGAAAATAGTATCTTTATTAAGTTATATGGGGAGCCTAATCAAATATTACCCACTAATTTAAAATTGGTTATTCTTAATCAAGAAGGAGAGATTTTTCAAGAATTAAGCGCCCGTCACCAAGACTTAATATTACAGTATAAATTTTGGGGACAAAAAGGGGAATATTTTTGGTTGACAATTACTCAAGGAGATAATCAATTAACGGAAAGTTTTATTATTTAA
- a CDS encoding CHAT domain-containing protein, with protein MTSKLIVLKIGEGSLETGFPLTIRLNQEENQQLLIETEGKLPPTPRLYDSYLQWQSSYRHLASSLRLGANDFQVTNVAVSQCQENIADLELQLNNWLQCPQLQSLWLDVFSHLNREDTIRVVIQTNEGRLWQIPWHLWSMWQRYPQIEIALSKINSQKPIVSEEIKKGKRVRILAILGDRRNIDVERDRRVLESLPNAEVVFLDQPNLSELTPLWEQSWHILFFAGHSNTNQDGNSGCLQINPYESIDIQRLKNTLNKAIHNGLQLAIFNSCDGLGLGFNLADLNLPQTIVMREAIPDQVAQEFLKFFLQAYAQGDSLYQGVKEAKAKIQDLYHLEQQAPGSSFLPVICQNLAVKPPLWADLTSQPSFSVANLRLLAKFKWWWWSAPVILVLLIWFLIKPPMMPEGEGKAIRQPIEGSCQCPYDLDKAGKLCGGRSAYSRASNDSPPVCYLEDR; from the coding sequence ATGACAAGTAAATTGATAGTGCTGAAAATTGGCGAGGGTAGCCTAGAAACGGGCTTCCCTTTAACTATTCGTCTTAACCAAGAAGAAAATCAGCAACTATTGATAGAAACGGAGGGAAAGTTACCGCCAACCCCTCGCCTTTATGACAGTTATTTACAATGGCAATCTAGTTATCGTCATCTAGCTTCATCTTTGCGCTTAGGTGCAAATGATTTTCAAGTTACCAATGTCGCCGTTAGTCAATGTCAAGAAAATATCGCCGATTTGGAGTTACAACTTAATAACTGGTTACAATGTCCTCAACTGCAATCCCTGTGGTTAGATGTTTTTTCTCATCTCAATCGAGAAGATACAATTCGAGTGGTTATTCAAACCAATGAGGGGCGCTTGTGGCAAATTCCTTGGCACTTGTGGAGTATGTGGCAACGTTATCCGCAAATTGAAATTGCTTTAAGTAAAATCAATTCTCAAAAACCGATAGTATCAGAAGAAATTAAAAAGGGGAAACGAGTCAGAATTTTGGCAATCTTAGGAGATCGTCGTAATATAGATGTAGAAAGAGATCGGCGTGTTTTAGAAAGTTTACCCAATGCTGAGGTGGTATTTTTAGATCAACCTAATTTATCAGAATTAACTCCATTATGGGAACAATCTTGGCATATTCTCTTTTTTGCTGGTCACAGTAACACTAATCAAGATGGTAATTCGGGATGTTTACAAATTAATCCCTATGAAAGTATCGACATTCAACGGTTAAAGAATACTCTAAACAAGGCAATTCATAATGGTTTACAACTGGCAATTTTCAATTCTTGTGACGGTTTGGGTTTGGGATTTAATTTAGCAGATTTAAACTTACCCCAGACTATTGTCATGCGCGAAGCGATACCAGATCAAGTGGCGCAAGAATTTTTAAAGTTTTTCCTCCAAGCCTATGCGCAAGGAGATAGTTTATATCAAGGAGTGAAGGAAGCTAAAGCTAAGATACAAGATTTGTACCATTTAGAACAACAAGCGCCCGGCTCTAGTTTTTTGCCCGTTATCTGTCAAAATTTAGCGGTAAAACCACCTTTATGGGCTGATTTAACTTCTCAGCCTTCGTTTTCTGTTGCCAACTTGCGGTTACTTGCCAAATTTAAATGGTGGTGGTGGAGTGCGCCCGTCATCCTAGTTTTACTAATCTGGTTTTTGATTAAACCGCCCATGATGCCAGAAGGGGAAGGCAAAGCCATTCGTCAACCCATCGAAGGTAGCTGTCAATGCCCCTATGATTTAGATAAAGCCGGTAAATTATGCGGAGGTAGATCGGCTTATAGTCGTGCCAGTAACGATTCCCCGCCTGTTTGTTATCTGGAAGATAGATAA
- a CDS encoding amidohydrolase family protein: MKSPYTKIVIGFLLAIVLGFTAQKTIAQTSSTMIAQKTASNSILFENVRIFDGESAQLSPSANLLIINNKIAEINTNKITPPSTNNLTRIDGKGRVLMPGLIDNHVHIVMTASTLPELLSPNVSEETLLARAEAEAEQMLLRGFTTVRDLGGPTFALKKKIDGGQIPGPRIYPSGAMISQTSGHGDFRSLNERSRRFGGTISRGEEMGAAFIADGRDDVLTAARENLRQGATQIKIMAGGGVSSIYDPIDVTQYTLDEMKAAVEAASDWGTYVTVHAYTTQAVRRAIEAGVKCIEHGQLLDEDTMKILAQKGIWLSAQAFEDRETPGFTEEQKAKRALVVQGVTNAFNWAKKYNVKLAWGTDYLFQPERNKQQNQDIVKLQQWFTPAEALKLVTHDNAQLFKLSGERNPYKAGELGVIKKDAYADMILVDGNPLEDFAIMGDYNNKFKVIVKDGKIYKNTLS, translated from the coding sequence ATGAAATCGCCATATACAAAAATTGTCATCGGGTTTCTATTGGCAATTGTCTTAGGTTTTACGGCTCAAAAAACTATTGCCCAAACTTCATCAACCATGATTGCGCAAAAGACAGCTTCAAATAGTATTCTTTTTGAAAATGTCCGTATTTTTGATGGTGAATCAGCACAACTTTCACCCTCTGCTAACCTGTTAATTATTAACAATAAAATTGCGGAAATTAACACCAATAAAATCACTCCACCATCAACTAACAATTTAACCAGAATTGATGGTAAAGGTCGGGTTTTGATGCCCGGTTTGATTGATAACCATGTCCATATCGTCATGACAGCTAGTACCTTACCTGAATTATTATCCCCCAATGTCAGTGAAGAAACTCTGTTAGCCAGAGCGGAAGCTGAGGCAGAACAAATGCTGTTAAGAGGTTTTACCACTGTTCGTGATTTAGGTGGTCCAACTTTTGCCTTGAAGAAAAAAATCGATGGTGGACAAATTCCCGGTCCTCGTATTTATCCTAGTGGAGCGATGATTTCCCAAACATCAGGACATGGTGATTTTCGTTCTCTCAATGAGCGTTCTCGGCGCTTTGGTGGCACGATTTCTCGTGGGGAGGAGATGGGCGCTGCGTTTATTGCTGATGGTCGAGATGACGTGTTAACGGCTGCTAGAGAGAATCTTCGTCAGGGCGCTACGCAAATTAAAATCATGGCTGGGGGGGGAGTTTCATCGATTTATGATCCCATTGATGTTACTCAATATACCCTTGATGAAATGAAAGCGGCTGTGGAAGCGGCGTCGGATTGGGGTACTTATGTAACGGTTCATGCTTATACAACTCAGGCGGTAAGGAGAGCCATTGAAGCAGGTGTTAAGTGTATTGAACATGGTCAGTTATTGGACGAGGATACTATGAAAATTCTTGCCCAAAAAGGTATATGGTTGAGTGCGCAGGCGTTTGAAGACAGAGAAACTCCGGGTTTTACTGAGGAACAAAAAGCGAAACGGGCGCTGGTGGTGCAAGGGGTGACCAATGCTTTTAATTGGGCGAAGAAATATAATGTTAAGTTAGCGTGGGGTACTGATTATTTATTTCAGCCTGAGCGTAATAAACAACAAAATCAGGATATTGTCAAGTTGCAACAGTGGTTTACTCCTGCTGAGGCTCTGAAACTTGTTACCCATGATAATGCGCAGTTATTTAAATTATCAGGAGAGCGTAATCCTTATAAGGCTGGGGAGTTGGGTGTAATTAAAAAGGATGCTTATGCTGACATGATTTTGGTTGACGGTAATCCTTTGGAAGATTTTGCGATTATGGGGGATTACAATAATAAGTTTAAAGTCATCGTCAAAGATGGCAAGATTTATAAAAATACTTTGAGTTAG
- the sufD gene encoding Fe-S cluster assembly protein SufD produces the protein MSNSIAMLQTKNLQLNDDAYLGGLLQIIESQTHNLTGDLGLFINDLRQKYANQLVKCKIPTNQDENWRFTDLSELRKHDFHPAPSTPISAPSPQVSEDILPSFTLPEAINSRLVFVNGYYNEKLSNISGLSDDIYVGNLANLDENKKGKIKEYLGKNQRENEIFSALNTVGLTDAFVVWVNKNAEIKTPIHLLHLTIAEKLPILVQPRILIVAEPNSSANIIEYYGALTVACSDTVRTQPYFTNVVSEIHLLENARLNHTRIQRETGAGFHIATTATALHRHSSYTINEVSLGGKLYRHNLDIIQKGEQTEINLNGITMVQGKQIADTHSHVMLNYPHGSVNQLHKYILDDAGRGIFNGRVDVPKNAQMTSAHQLNRNLLLSSQARINTKPELQITADNVKCTHGATVSQLEADQIFYLRSRGLNESDARYLLLDAFAREILDKIPHQSLKQRLTQCVSCRTFD, from the coding sequence ATGTCTAATTCTATTGCTATGTTACAAACAAAAAATCTGCAATTAAATGATGATGCTTATTTGGGAGGTTTATTACAAATTATTGAATCTCAAACGCATAATTTAACAGGAGATTTAGGCTTATTTATTAATGATCTTCGTCAAAAATATGCGAATCAATTAGTTAAATGTAAAATTCCTACTAATCAAGATGAAAATTGGCGTTTTACTGATTTATCAGAATTGAGAAAACATGATTTTCACCCAGCGCCCTCCACCCCAATTTCAGCGCCCTCCCCCCAAGTATCAGAGGATATATTACCCAGTTTTACCTTACCTGAAGCGATCAATTCTCGCTTAGTATTTGTTAATGGTTATTACAACGAAAAACTATCAAATATTAGCGGTTTAAGTGATGATATATATGTTGGAAATTTAGCTAATTTAGACGAGAACAAAAAAGGTAAAATTAAAGAATATTTAGGCAAAAATCAGAGGGAAAATGAAATTTTTTCAGCATTAAATACCGTTGGTTTAACCGATGCTTTTGTGGTGTGGGTAAATAAAAACGCCGAAATTAAAACCCCTATTCACCTCTTACATTTAACTATAGCTGAAAAATTACCTATTCTAGTACAGCCGCGCATTTTAATTGTTGCAGAGCCTAATTCTTCTGCCAATATTATTGAATATTATGGCGCCCTTACCGTAGCTTGTTCCGATACCGTGCGCACTCAACCCTATTTTACTAATGTTGTCAGTGAAATTCACCTTTTAGAGAATGCGCGGTTAAACCATACTCGTATTCAAAGGGAGACGGGCGCTGGATTTCACATCGCCACCACCGCCACCGCCTTACATCGTCATAGTTCTTATACCATTAATGAAGTGAGCTTGGGAGGCAAACTATACCGCCATAACCTTGATATTATCCAAAAAGGAGAACAAACAGAAATCAATCTAAATGGTATAACAATGGTGCAAGGGAAACAAATCGCTGACACCCATAGCCATGTCATGCTCAATTATCCTCACGGTAGCGTAAATCAACTACATAAATATATATTAGATGATGCTGGTCGTGGTATTTTTAACGGTAGAGTGGATGTCCCAAAAAATGCCCAAATGACCAGCGCCCACCAACTTAACCGTAATTTGCTATTATCATCCCAAGCGCGCATCAATACCAAACCAGAATTACAGATTACCGCCGATAACGTTAAATGTACCCACGGCGCTACCGTTAGTCAATTAGAAGCCGACCAAATTTTTTACTTGCGCAGTAGAGGCTTAAATGAAAGTGACGCGCGCTATCTATTACTAGATGCCTTTGCCAGAGAAATCTTAGACAAAATTCCCCATCAATCCCTCAAACAAAGATTAACTCAATGCGTCTCCTGTCGCACCTTCGATTAA
- the sufC gene encoding Fe-S cluster assembly ATPase SufC, producing the protein MSDTILSIRNLTANVDDTPILKGVNLEIKAGEVHAIMGRNGSGKSTLSKVLTGHPEYEVTGGEVIYRGENLLEKEPERRALEGIFLAFQYPLEIPGVSNLDFLRVAYNGRCKHLGLEELDAFDFEDLIEEKLEIVKMDSAFLSRSLNEGFSGGEKKRNEILQMAVLEPTLGILDEIDSGLDIDALRIVSEGVNQLKKPDNAFLLITHYQRLLDYIQPDFIHVMSQGKIVLSGDKSLAIELEEKGYNFLDEDELVPA; encoded by the coding sequence ATGAGTGACACTATATTATCTATCCGTAATTTAACTGCTAATGTTGACGATACACCAATTCTCAAAGGAGTTAATTTAGAAATCAAAGCCGGAGAAGTTCATGCTATCATGGGGCGCAATGGTTCAGGAAAAAGCACTCTCTCTAAGGTTTTAACGGGGCATCCTGAGTATGAAGTTACTGGAGGTGAGGTAATCTATCGTGGGGAAAATTTACTCGAAAAAGAGCCTGAGAGGAGGGCGCTGGAGGGGATTTTCCTCGCTTTTCAATATCCTTTAGAAATACCCGGAGTTAGTAATTTAGACTTTTTAAGGGTAGCGTATAACGGGCGCTGTAAACATTTAGGCTTAGAAGAATTAGACGCTTTCGATTTTGAAGATTTAATCGAGGAAAAACTTGAGATTGTCAAGATGGATTCGGCTTTTTTAAGTCGTAGTTTAAATGAAGGTTTTTCTGGTGGTGAAAAGAAACGTAATGAGATTTTGCAAATGGCTGTTTTAGAGCCTACTTTGGGGATTCTTGATGAAATTGATTCTGGTTTAGATATTGATGCTTTGCGCATTGTTTCAGAAGGGGTAAATCAATTAAAAAAACCTGATAATGCTTTTCTATTAATTACTCATTATCAACGCTTATTAGACTATATTCAACCTGATTTTATTCATGTCATGTCACAAGGTAAAATTGTTCTTAGTGGCGATAAAAGTTTGGCTATTGAGTTGGAAGAAAAAGGGTATAACTTCTTAGATGAAGATGAGTTAGTTCCTGCTTAA
- a CDS encoding type II toxin-antitoxin system prevent-host-death family antitoxin, translated as MIQIALSDLPETIQNLVNQAQMTGDNLTITKEGKPLAVIQPITEKKKTTFGVMKHRGKILGDIVEPTSNFVTWDV; from the coding sequence ATGATTCAAATAGCGTTATCAGACTTACCCGAAACCATCCAAAACTTAGTTAACCAAGCTCAAATGACGGGTGATAATCTAACTATCACCAAAGAAGGAAAACCCTTAGCAGTTATTCAACCTATTACAGAGAAAAAAAAGACAACCTTTGGAGTTATGAAGCATAGAGGTAAGATATTAGGTGATATAGTTGAACCCACATCTAACTTTGTTACTTGGGATGTATGA
- the ndhI gene encoding NAD(P)H-quinone oxidoreductase subunit I, with amino-acid sequence MFKFLKQVTEYAKGSVEAAKYIGQGFAVTFDHMKRRPVTVQYPYEKLIPSERYRGRIHFEFDKCISCEVCVRVCPINLPVVDWTFNKDIKKKELKHYSIDFGVCIFCGNCVEYCPTNCLSMTEEYELATYDRHDLNYDNVALGRLPTKVTEDPMVTPLRELGYLPKGVVEPHDLPKSKAK; translated from the coding sequence ATGTTTAAATTTCTCAAACAAGTAACCGAATACGCCAAAGGAAGTGTCGAGGCAGCCAAATATATTGGGCAAGGATTCGCCGTCACTTTTGATCACATGAAACGTCGCCCCGTTACGGTACAATATCCCTATGAAAAACTAATTCCTTCTGAAAGATACAGAGGGCGCATTCATTTTGAATTTGATAAATGTATTTCTTGTGAAGTATGTGTAAGAGTATGTCCTATTAATCTCCCTGTGGTGGATTGGACATTTAATAAAGATATTAAAAAGAAAGAATTAAAACACTATAGTATCGATTTTGGGGTGTGTATTTTCTGCGGTAATTGTGTGGAATATTGCCCCACAAATTGCTTATCTATGACAGAAGAATATGAGTTGGCAACCTATGATCGTCATGACTTAAACTACGATAACGTAGCATTGGGAAGATTACCCACTAAAGTAACTGAAGACCCTATGGTAACACCTTTACGAGAATTAGGATATTTACCAAAAGGAGTCGTTGAGCCTCATGATTTACCCAAATCTAAAGCTAAATAA
- a CDS encoding NADH-quinone oxidoreductase subunit J, producing MEISQGVQFVTFAILAVMMIGSALGVVLLDNIVYSAFLLGGVFISISGLYLLLNADFVAAAQILIYVGAINVLILFAIMLVNKTEEFAEIKGRWIRKVSTGLVCAGLFALLGTMVLSTPWALSATSPAVIENTVLEIGKHFFSDYLLPFEVASVLLLIAMVGAIILARRDFIPTVTKTDEGFTTSFTLPEQPRELISSDQK from the coding sequence GTGGAAATATCACAAGGAGTACAGTTTGTCACCTTTGCTATTTTAGCGGTGATGATGATTGGTAGTGCTTTGGGAGTCGTTTTGTTAGACAATATCGTTTATTCAGCTTTCCTTTTAGGGGGAGTTTTTATCAGCATTTCTGGACTTTATTTATTGCTTAATGCTGATTTTGTGGCGGCGGCGCAAATTCTGATTTATGTCGGTGCGATTAATGTTTTAATCCTGTTTGCCATTATGTTGGTGAATAAAACCGAAGAATTTGCCGAGATTAAAGGGCGCTGGATTCGTAAAGTCTCTACCGGTTTGGTGTGCGCTGGATTATTTGCTTTACTCGGCACCATGGTATTATCTACGCCATGGGCTTTATCCGCTACATCTCCGGCGGTAATTGAAAATACCGTATTGGAAATTGGTAAACATTTTTTCAGTGATTATCTTTTACCTTTTGAGGTAGCATCGGTACTATTATTGATTGCGATGGTGGGCGCTATTATTCTGGCAAGACGTGATTTTATCCCCACTGTTACTAAAACTGATGAAGGATTTACCACTTCTTTCACATTACCAGAACAACCGAGAGAATTAATTTCTAGCGATCAAAAATAA
- the nuoK gene encoding NADH-quinone oxidoreductase subunit NuoK has protein sequence MELQLQYFLILAAALFCIGIYGLITSRNAVRVLMSIELLLNAVNLNLMGFSNYLDPGEIKGQIFAVFVITIAAAEAAVGLAIILAIYRNRDTIDMEKFNLLKW, from the coding sequence ATGGAATTACAACTACAATATTTTTTAATCCTAGCCGCCGCGCTTTTTTGTATTGGGATTTATGGATTAATTACCAGCCGAAATGCGGTAAGAGTATTAATGTCCATTGAATTACTATTAAACGCCGTTAACTTAAATTTAATGGGTTTTTCTAATTATTTAGACCCGGGAGAAATCAAAGGACAAATTTTCGCCGTCTTTGTAATTACCATTGCGGCAGCTGAAGCGGCGGTGGGTTTAGCCATTATTTTGGCAATCTATCGTAACCGTGACACTATCGATATGGAAAAATTCAATTTGCTTAAATGGTAG
- the ppk1 gene encoding polyphosphate kinase 1, producing the protein MSEQKIINSQNNQYYINRELSWLEFNRRVLQEALDERTLLLERLKFTAIFSANLDEFFMIRVAAIKRQIEAEVLKLTPDGLNPVQQMDNIQKYLRPIVKEQVENFEYNIKKELVHHGIHLINFVDLNAQQQQYLHEYYENNIFPVLTPLAVDPSHPFPHISNLSLNLAVLVRNPDTGAELFARVKVPKSLPRFIAFPENLRQVGELEDSLLWVGVPLEQVIAHNLESLFPGMSVQECHTFRLTRDADLGVQEDEADDLLLAIQQELTKRRFAGSAVRLEIHRSTPDNIKKMLMLGLNLSEIDVYEIDGLLGLNDLFSLTGFPLPDLKDQPWKAVTPPPFDYFKQLVSDEYEEDGDDHVSAEFFKMIRKSDLMVHHPYHSFSSTVQQFITQSAHDPQVMAIKMTLYRTSGDSPIIRSLIDAAENGKQVVALVELKARFDEENNILWARRLEKAGVHVVYGLVGLKTHTKIVLVVRKDEDKIRRYVHIGTGNYNPKTAKLYTDIGLFSCREDLGADLTDLFNYLTGYSKQKAFRKLLVAPVTMRDRMIAMIDREAEHCRNGGTGKIIAKMNSLVDVPIIEALYRASQAGVQIDLIIRGICCLRPQMAGISDNIRVISIIGRFLEHSRIFYFHNNSEEEVYIGSADWMTRNLSRRVEAITPVENEKLKQELIELVKMMLNDNRKAWELTPDGSYRQRFPLPGEEERNTHDILMARAE; encoded by the coding sequence ATGAGTGAGCAAAAAATCATTAACTCCCAAAACAATCAATATTATATTAATCGGGAATTGAGTTGGTTAGAGTTTAATCGCCGTGTTTTACAAGAAGCCTTAGACGAAAGAACTTTATTATTAGAAAGGTTGAAATTTACCGCAATTTTTAGCGCTAACTTAGATGAATTTTTTATGATTAGGGTTGCCGCCATTAAGAGACAAATTGAGGCGGAGGTGTTGAAGTTAACCCCTGATGGTTTAAATCCTGTGCAACAAATGGACAATATCCAAAAATATTTGCGCCCCATTGTCAAGGAACAGGTAGAAAATTTTGAGTACAATATCAAAAAAGAATTAGTGCATCATGGTATTCATTTAATTAATTTTGTTGATCTAAATGCGCAACAACAACAATATCTTCATGAATACTACGAAAATAATATTTTTCCTGTTTTAACACCCCTTGCGGTTGATCCTAGTCATCCTTTTCCTCATATTTCTAATCTTAGTTTAAACCTCGCCGTTTTGGTGCGTAATCCGGATACGGGCGCTGAATTATTCGCTAGAGTTAAAGTGCCTAAATCATTACCTCGTTTTATTGCCTTTCCTGAGAATCTCCGCCAAGTGGGAGAATTAGAAGATAGTTTACTTTGGGTTGGTGTGCCATTAGAACAAGTGATCGCCCATAATTTAGAGTCTCTTTTTCCGGGCATGAGTGTGCAAGAATGTCATACTTTCCGTTTGACGAGAGATGCTGATTTAGGAGTACAAGAAGACGAAGCAGATGATTTATTATTAGCTATTCAGCAAGAATTAACGAAAAGAAGATTTGCTGGTTCAGCGGTACGTTTAGAGATTCATCGCTCTACTCCTGATAATATCAAAAAAATGCTGATGTTGGGTTTAAATTTATCAGAAATAGATGTGTATGAAATTGATGGCTTGTTAGGCTTAAATGATTTATTTAGTTTGACGGGTTTTCCTTTACCTGATTTAAAAGATCAACCTTGGAAAGCTGTTACTCCTCCTCCTTTTGACTACTTTAAACAGTTAGTTTCCGATGAGTATGAAGAGGATGGAGATGATCATGTTAGTGCAGAATTTTTCAAAATGATTCGCAAATCTGATTTGATGGTACATCATCCTTATCATTCTTTTAGTTCTACTGTTCAACAGTTTATCACTCAATCAGCGCACGACCCCCAAGTCATGGCGATAAAAATGACCCTTTACCGCACTTCGGGAGATTCTCCTATTATTAGATCACTAATTGATGCGGCGGAAAACGGTAAACAAGTAGTGGCGCTGGTGGAGTTAAAAGCGCGCTTCGACGAAGAGAATAATATCCTGTGGGCGCGTAGATTAGAAAAGGCGGGAGTCCATGTGGTATATGGTTTAGTGGGCTTAAAAACTCATACTAAAATCGTTTTAGTGGTGCGTAAAGATGAGGATAAAATCCGCCGTTATGTCCATATTGGCACGGGTAATTACAACCCTAAAACCGCTAAACTTTATACGGATATAGGTTTATTTAGTTGTCGTGAGGATTTGGGCGCTGATTTAACGGATTTATTTAACTATTTAACCGGTTACTCGAAACAAAAAGCCTTCCGTAAACTATTAGTAGCGCCCGTCACCATGCGCGATCGTATGATTGCTATGATCGACAGAGAAGCGGAACATTGTCGTAATGGCGGTACAGGGAAAATTATTGCTAAAATGAACTCTTTAGTCGATGTGCCGATCATTGAAGCACTATATCGTGCCTCTCAGGCGGGAGTGCAAATTGATTTGATTATCAGGGGAATCTGTTGTTTACGTCCGCAAATGGCAGGTATTAGCGACAATATCCGAGTAATTAGCATTATTGGTCGATTTTTAGAACATTCTCGCATTTTTTACTTCCATAACAACAGTGAGGAGGAAGTTTATATCGGTAGCGCCGATTGGATGACTCGTAATCTTTCTCGGCGAGTGGAAGCTATCACCCCGGTGGAAAACGAGAAGTTAAAGCAAGAGTTGATCGAATTAGTGAAAATGATGTTAAATGATAATCGCAAGGCATGGGAATTAACTCCTGATGGTAGCTATCGCCAACGTTTTCCCCTTCCCGGTGAGGAGGAAAGAAATACCCATGATATTTTGATGGCAAGGGCTGAATGA